In one window of Fibrobacter sp. DNA:
- a CDS encoding pyrimidine 5'-nucleotidase, translated as MIWLFDYDLTLYGADEHCVIDSLDERISLTVQNATGVDTETAHKIRKDYLIRFGTTLAGLQAMHGVKPDDFFDFIHQPEFLTYPKPSPAKRSLITGLAGRRFIFTNGRRDWSEAGMEHMGVRDCFEDVFDLKQMDWIGKPHDSAYEKAEKWLAERVPEAFFANGTPADPSQIVLLEDSVRNLEPAHRRGWKTILVNPIPDVPSWVDFYVPSLLHLTTILPELVRDL; from the coding sequence ATGATCTGGCTGTTTGATTACGATCTTACGTTGTACGGTGCCGATGAACATTGCGTCATCGATTCTCTGGATGAACGAATCTCCTTGACCGTTCAGAATGCAACTGGTGTGGATACAGAAACAGCCCACAAGATTCGCAAGGATTACCTGATCCGCTTTGGAACGACTTTGGCTGGCCTGCAGGCCATGCATGGCGTAAAGCCCGATGACTTTTTTGATTTCATCCATCAGCCGGAATTCTTGACTTACCCGAAGCCCTCTCCTGCAAAGCGCAGTTTGATTACTGGCCTTGCTGGCCGTCGTTTCATTTTCACCAATGGTCGTCGTGACTGGAGTGAAGCCGGCATGGAACACATGGGCGTCCGTGATTGCTTTGAAGATGTTTTTGACTTGAAGCAGATGGATTGGATCGGAAAACCCCACGACAGCGCTTATGAAAAGGCGGAAAAGTGGTTGGCAGAACGTGTGCCCGAGGCCTTCTTTGCAAACGGTACCCCGGCGGATCCGTCCCAAATTGTTTTGCTGGAAGATTCCGTGCGCAATTTGGAACCTGCTCATCGCCGCGGTTGGAAGACCATTCTTGTGAATCCTATTCCCGATGTGCCTAGCTGGGTGGATTTCTATGTGCCAAGCCTTTTGCACCTGACCACCATCTTACCGGAACTTGTTCGCGACTTATAA
- a CDS encoding metal ABC transporter permease, protein MQNALVAAVLVAIACGVMGTFVVVNRLTSLSGGVAHASFGGVGLAAFLGFSPMLGSLGFAVACAMLMGVLTWRDRKNSDTFIGIIWAGGMALGVILTDLTPGYSGEMMSFLFGSLLTVPTELLWWMGALLVLILGAVVVNYRKFLAISFDPEFARVQGMPVLAYYMFLIALIALTVVIAVQAVGMILVIALLTIPGYIAENYAKNLTQMIFISVGVSLVLVLAGLLLACQLNFVVGPTIIACGVLVYGVDFAVKKLRKA, encoded by the coding sequence ATGCAAAACGCTTTGGTGGCCGCCGTGCTGGTGGCCATTGCCTGCGGCGTGATGGGTACCTTTGTGGTGGTGAATCGATTGACTTCGCTGTCGGGCGGTGTGGCCCACGCTTCTTTTGGCGGCGTTGGCTTGGCTGCCTTCCTGGGATTTTCTCCCATGCTTGGGTCCCTCGGCTTTGCGGTGGCATGTGCCATGCTGATGGGTGTGCTGACTTGGCGTGACCGCAAGAATTCTGACACCTTCATCGGTATTATCTGGGCGGGCGGTATGGCCTTGGGCGTGATCCTTACGGACTTGACCCCAGGTTATAGCGGCGAGATGATGAGCTTTTTGTTCGGCAGTTTGCTGACGGTTCCTACGGAGTTGTTGTGGTGGATGGGCGCACTGTTGGTTCTGATTCTTGGAGCTGTCGTTGTGAACTATCGGAAGTTCCTGGCCATTTCTTTTGATCCTGAATTTGCCCGAGTGCAGGGCATGCCGGTACTTGCCTACTATATGTTTTTGATTGCCCTGATTGCCTTGACGGTGGTGATTGCTGTTCAAGCGGTGGGCATGATTCTTGTGATTGCTTTGTTGACCATTCCAGGCTACATTGCAGAAAATTATGCCAAGAACTTGACTCAGATGATTTTTATTTCTGTAGGCGTTTCCTTGGTTCTGGTGCTGGCCGGCCTTTTGCTTGCTTGCCAGTTGAACTTTGTAGTAGGCCCCACCATTATCGCCTGCGGCGTCCTTGTCTATGGTGTAGATTTTGCAGTTAAAAAATTGCGTAAGGCATAA